A region of Sulfuricella denitrificans skB26 DNA encodes the following proteins:
- the pilM gene encoding type IV pilus biogenesis protein PilM, which yields MLFFDKKPHEPGWMAMQFTPEGVSLVHVRQVTDSKPLVTLCALSPSSVVDVPVLEKLAKERHLNRYHCSFLLNSGEYQLLVVEAPNVPATELKTAVRWRIKDMLDFSVDDATVDVLNIPADKNAQARTRSLYAVAARNEVIRKRMVDFDAVKVPVSVIDIPELAQRNIAHLLEDSGRGLALLSFGENGGLLTFTFDGELYLSRHIDVPLSLLNQPGSEQQRHFERITLELQRSMDHFERQFSFIAISKLVLAPLPSAVNLEAYLATNLYLPVSTLNLDEIFDFSAVSGVGSAQRMQCFLALGAALRTEGMAR from the coding sequence ATGCTTTTTTTCGACAAAAAACCCCATGAACCCGGTTGGATGGCCATGCAGTTCACCCCTGAAGGAGTGAGCCTGGTTCACGTGCGTCAAGTGACGGACAGCAAGCCGTTGGTGACGCTTTGTGCACTTTCTCCGTCGAGCGTGGTAGATGTCCCTGTTTTGGAAAAATTGGCTAAAGAGCGCCATCTCAATCGTTACCATTGCAGCTTTCTGCTGAATTCCGGTGAATACCAGTTGCTGGTGGTGGAAGCGCCTAATGTTCCTGCCACTGAACTGAAAACGGCGGTGCGCTGGCGCATCAAGGATATGCTGGATTTCTCAGTGGACGATGCGACGGTGGATGTGCTCAATATTCCCGCTGACAAGAACGCACAGGCTCGTACTCGTTCGCTATATGCCGTGGCGGCACGCAATGAGGTGATCCGCAAGCGCATGGTGGATTTCGATGCGGTTAAGGTACCCGTGAGCGTGATCGATATTCCCGAGTTGGCGCAGCGCAATATTGCGCACCTGCTGGAGGACAGTGGGCGCGGTTTGGCTCTGTTGTCTTTCGGTGAGAATGGTGGCCTGCTGACTTTTACTTTCGATGGTGAGCTGTATCTGTCGCGCCATATTGATGTTCCGCTGTCACTGCTAAACCAGCCGGGTAGCGAGCAGCAGCGCCATTTTGAGCGCATTACGCTGGAATTGCAGCGTTCGATGGATCATTTTGAGCGCCAGTTCAGTTTTATTGCCATCAGCAAGCTGGTGCTCGCCCCCTTGCCTTCGGCAGTTAATCTGGAAGCGTATCTGGCGACCAATTTGTACTTGCCGGTGTCCACCCTGAATCTGGACGAGATATTCGATTTCTCTGCGGTTTCCGGTGTGGGGTCGGCGCAGCGGATGCAGTGCTTCCTGGCCTTGGGTGCTGCACTGCGCACGGAGGGTATGGCGCGATGA
- a CDS encoding ComF family protein: MCTACDADLSHYLAPACPVCALPTPSGQVCGACLQHPPAFDRTLAAFSYHFPIDRLLHAFKYSGNLALTEILAKPLAQLAAHHPKPDLLMPMPLHPGRLKERGFNQSLEIAKPISRWLGIPLTADLCQRMRDTPTQAGLKWKERRRNVRGAFTCDLDLTGKTIAVLDDVMTTGATLNEISRILKSQGASEVCAWVVARTPHQS, from the coding sequence TTGTGCACGGCTTGCGACGCCGACCTTTCACATTACCTGGCGCCTGCCTGCCCGGTATGCGCCCTTCCCACCCCGAGCGGCCAAGTCTGTGGCGCCTGCCTGCAGCACCCGCCTGCTTTTGACCGCACCCTGGCGGCATTCAGTTATCACTTTCCGATTGATCGCCTGCTCCACGCCTTTAAATATTCGGGCAATCTTGCGCTAACCGAAATACTGGCGAAACCACTGGCTCAGCTCGCCGCGCACCACCCTAAGCCGGACTTGTTGATGCCGATGCCGCTCCATCCGGGGCGACTCAAGGAGCGTGGCTTCAACCAGTCGCTGGAAATCGCCAAGCCGATTTCACGCTGGCTGGGTATTCCGCTCACTGCGGATCTCTGCCAGCGCATGCGCGACACACCGACCCAGGCTGGACTGAAATGGAAAGAGCGCCGCCGCAACGTGCGCGGAGCCTTTACCTGCGACCTTGATCTAACCGGGAAAACCATTGCCGTGCTGGACGATGTGATGACTACCGGAGCGACCCTGAACGAGATCAGCCGAATTTTGAAAAGCCAAGGCGCATCCGAAGTCTGCGCCTGGGTGGTGGCGCGTACTCCGCACCAGAGTTAA
- the mshL gene encoding pilus (MSHA type) biogenesis protein MshL, whose product MRKAYFGLLILALSGCASQEKHGATLDQINAELTRASQDRAQAVQSDTLGTALLPPLKVEMPRVGGKPLEQKFDLVVNNAPASQVFMGIVNGTRYSMLIHPDVSGSVSVNLKDVTVFEALDAVREIYGYEYKVDGSRIYIQPLAMQTRIYKVNYLVGRRVGGSDTRVHSGSISSVPSTPGTSATGTTSSTSGGVSSSQDSSTIYTSTRNDFWGDLEDSVRTVIGCKMPTRSGGGVSTAGSGAQAGRTVETVSGRGVEGCDGGRSVVINPQSGVVLVRAMPAELRDVSTFLNASQLSVERQVILEAKILEVELSDGYQAGVNWGAFRTGSNSRLSTGNVSPGTVLQTSGPLATGATAMDFAARTYTNPVLDALPGVSMVTNPANVGGLFGLAFQTSNFAALIQFLETQGNVQVLSSPRIATLNNQKAVLKVGTDEFFVTNVSTTTTTGTSTTTTPSVTLQPFFSGIALDVTPQIDENNNITLHIHPSVSKVTTVNKVVDLGSAGSINLPLASSNISETDSIVRAQDGQIIAIGGLMKQATNDDRSQLPGAGDVPVLGNLFRNTNRSTVKRELVILLKPTVIQSDANWQQDILQSQQRIQDLKREQKVLNAERQ is encoded by the coding sequence ATGCGGAAAGCATATTTCGGACTGTTGATATTGGCCTTGTCGGGCTGCGCCTCTCAGGAAAAGCATGGTGCAACTTTGGATCAAATCAATGCGGAGTTGACCAGAGCGAGCCAGGATAGAGCCCAAGCGGTTCAGAGTGATACATTGGGTACGGCCTTGTTGCCGCCGCTCAAGGTCGAGATGCCGCGTGTGGGCGGCAAGCCACTGGAGCAGAAATTTGATTTGGTGGTCAATAATGCGCCAGCCAGCCAGGTGTTCATGGGAATTGTGAATGGCACGCGTTACAGCATGCTGATCCACCCCGATGTGAGCGGTTCGGTTTCAGTTAATTTGAAAGATGTGACGGTATTCGAGGCGCTTGACGCTGTCCGCGAAATCTACGGTTACGAATATAAAGTGGACGGCTCGCGCATTTACATTCAGCCGCTGGCGATGCAGACCCGTATCTACAAGGTGAATTACCTGGTTGGACGGAGAGTCGGGGGGTCTGATACTCGGGTACACTCCGGTTCGATCAGCAGCGTACCATCCACTCCGGGCACCTCCGCCACGGGTACGACCTCCTCCACAAGTGGCGGAGTTTCCTCTTCGCAGGATAGCAGCACCATTTATACCTCGACGCGCAATGATTTCTGGGGAGATCTGGAAGATTCGGTACGTACCGTGATTGGCTGCAAGATGCCAACCCGTTCAGGAGGAGGCGTTTCTACTGCTGGCAGTGGCGCTCAGGCAGGGCGAACTGTGGAAACAGTATCTGGCCGCGGTGTCGAGGGGTGTGATGGGGGCCGTAGTGTAGTTATTAATCCTCAATCCGGGGTGGTGCTGGTGCGCGCGATGCCGGCCGAGTTGCGTGACGTTTCGACATTTTTGAATGCTTCCCAGTTGTCCGTTGAACGCCAAGTGATTCTGGAAGCCAAGATTCTTGAAGTGGAATTGAGTGACGGTTACCAGGCGGGGGTGAACTGGGGGGCATTCAGAACCGGCTCGAATAGTCGTCTCTCGACTGGAAATGTCTCACCTGGGACAGTACTGCAAACCAGTGGCCCCTTGGCGACGGGCGCAACCGCCATGGATTTTGCTGCTCGCACCTATACCAATCCGGTATTGGATGCGCTTCCTGGTGTGAGCATGGTCACTAATCCCGCCAATGTTGGCGGCCTGTTTGGCCTGGCATTTCAGACCAGCAATTTTGCTGCTCTGATCCAGTTCCTCGAAACCCAGGGCAATGTGCAGGTACTTTCCAGTCCGCGTATCGCCACTCTGAACAATCAGAAAGCCGTATTGAAAGTGGGTACCGATGAGTTTTTCGTTACCAATGTCAGCACCACCACGACTACCGGCACATCGACCACGACTACGCCTTCTGTGACATTGCAGCCTTTCTTCTCCGGTATCGCGCTGGATGTGACGCCACAGATCGATGAAAACAACAATATTACGCTGCATATTCACCCTTCGGTCAGCAAGGTGACCACGGTTAACAAAGTGGTTGACCTGGGGTCGGCAGGTTCGATTAACCTGCCTCTGGCCTCCAGCAATATTTCTGAAACCGACAGTATTGTGCGCGCCCAGGATGGGCAGATTATTGCAATTGGCGGCTTGATGAAGCAGGCGACAAATGATGACCGCTCTCAATTGCCTGGTGCAGGTGATGTTCCGGTGCTGGGAAACTTGTTCCGCAATACCAACCGCTCGACAGTAAAGCGGGAACTGGTGATTTTGCTTAAACCGACGGTAATTCAGAGCGATGCCAACTGGCAGCAGGATATTCTGCAAAGCCAGCAGCGCATCCAGGATTTGAAGCGTGAACAGAAAGTCCTGAATGCAGAGCGGCAGTAA
- a CDS encoding ExeA family protein, giving the protein MYREHFGLTELPFGITPDTSFFFACSRYQEALNTLLVAARSGEGFIKITGEVGTGKTLLCRTFLSSLQDDFVTAYLPNPYLEPRTLMLALAEELGVPQERDVDQYHLLKSLNTRLLELARDEKRVLLCLDEAQAMPLESLEALRLLTNLETEKRKLLQIVLFGQPELDQKLAQESVRQLKQRITFHYHLSPLSREEMVHYIEHRLRVAGYKGMRLFHKAAERALYQASTGVPRLVNILAHKALLMAYGEGRYEITARHVKAAAMDTPAASRQKFNLWRWRR; this is encoded by the coding sequence ATGTATCGTGAGCATTTCGGGCTGACTGAACTTCCTTTCGGGATTACACCGGACACCAGTTTTTTCTTTGCCTGCTCGCGTTATCAGGAAGCGTTGAACACATTGCTGGTCGCTGCTCGCAGCGGTGAGGGTTTCATCAAGATCACGGGCGAGGTGGGGACGGGCAAGACCCTCCTGTGCCGTACCTTTCTGTCCTCATTGCAGGATGATTTCGTTACCGCTTACCTCCCCAATCCCTACCTCGAACCGCGCACTCTGATGCTGGCTCTGGCCGAGGAACTGGGGGTTCCGCAGGAGCGGGATGTCGACCAGTATCATCTGCTTAAATCCCTCAATACCCGATTGCTCGAATTGGCGCGCGACGAAAAGCGCGTGCTGTTGTGCCTCGACGAGGCTCAGGCGATGCCGCTGGAAAGCCTGGAGGCGCTGCGCCTGCTCACCAACCTCGAAACCGAGAAGCGCAAGCTGCTGCAGATTGTTCTGTTCGGACAGCCCGAGCTGGATCAGAAGCTGGCACAGGAATCGGTTCGTCAACTCAAGCAGCGCATCACCTTTCACTATCATCTCAGCCCGTTGAGCCGGGAGGAAATGGTGCACTATATCGAGCATCGATTGCGTGTGGCGGGGTACAAGGGGATGCGCCTGTTCCATAAAGCGGCGGAGCGCGCGCTGTATCAGGCCAGCACCGGTGTGCCACGACTGGTGAATATTCTGGCGCATAAAGCCCTGCTCATGGCTTATGGAGAAGGTCGGTATGAAATCACTGCGCGGCACGTCAAGGCAGCGGCGATGGATACACCTGCAGCCAGCCGACAAAAATTCAATTTGTGGCGGTGGCGAAGATGA
- a CDS encoding type II secretion system protein M yields the protein MKQYWERYAALLNARNSRERALIFVMVMVVVWALLSALFLDPLLAKKKRLTLEATQQQTEIQQLRAQIENMLSGGRVDPDAATRAMLAELNQKLEQSRAALQSVQQSLVPPEKMARLLEDVLTQNRNLKLVSLKTLPVSGVLETPADAAALKNEEKTPASPAIYKHGVEITVSGSYAELTQYLDTMEKLPWRMIWGKAEMRVEEYPLVVLTITLYTLSMDKTWLSV from the coding sequence GTGAAGCAATATTGGGAACGTTATGCTGCGCTCCTCAACGCCCGCAATTCGCGCGAACGCGCCCTGATTTTTGTTATGGTGATGGTGGTGGTGTGGGCCCTGCTCAGTGCACTGTTTCTGGATCCGCTGCTGGCCAAAAAGAAACGCCTGACTCTGGAAGCAACTCAGCAGCAGACGGAAATACAACAATTGCGGGCTCAGATCGAGAATATGTTGAGCGGTGGCAGGGTTGATCCCGATGCGGCTACCCGGGCCATGCTGGCGGAACTGAACCAGAAGCTGGAGCAGAGTCGTGCTGCGTTGCAAAGTGTGCAGCAAAGTCTGGTGCCGCCGGAGAAAATGGCGCGACTGCTGGAGGATGTACTGACTCAAAACCGCAATTTGAAGCTCGTGTCACTCAAGACTTTGCCAGTCAGCGGTGTGCTGGAGACGCCAGCTGATGCTGCTGCGCTCAAAAATGAGGAGAAAACCCCAGCGAGCCCGGCGATTTACAAGCACGGTGTAGAGATCACCGTATCTGGCAGTTATGCCGAGCTGACGCAATACCTCGATACAATGGAAAAGCTGCCATGGCGGATGATCTGGGGCAAGGCTGAAATGCGGGTAGAAGAATATCCCCTCGTAGTTCTGACGATTACGCTGTATACGTTGAGTATGGACAAGACATGGTTAAGCGTGTGA
- a CDS encoding tetratricopeptide repeat protein, whose product MSLINQMLQDLEQRRSQGGESGLPMGVRAVASRGSERRSGWWVATLVVLLGIIVVLVWLLQRQRPVVPVNPPVAPVAVQPTVAPVAQPTPVPNPDMTSRVDIPAAPKSAVAKKIELPPATRAKAPKKLPEVASPASTSVEKIKGVEEVRSAPSKSDGAGKKAEAIGVAPVKQISPQQQAEYLYQKAVALLQQGRVTEAQESLGESLRVAPDHAVSRQALAGILVEKKQYAQAEQLLRDGLGRGGSQPEFAMAMARIQVERGDGRGALETLQQNLPGAKDHAGYQAFLAALLQRQGQHKSAIEHYLTALRLAPASASSLVGLAISLQAENHPAEAQEAFRRAKTSGGLSPELQNFVEQRLKQLQ is encoded by the coding sequence ATGAGCCTGATTAATCAAATGTTGCAGGATCTGGAGCAGCGTCGGAGCCAGGGTGGCGAAAGTGGATTGCCCATGGGCGTGAGGGCGGTTGCGTCGCGCGGCAGCGAGCGGCGCAGTGGCTGGTGGGTGGCAACGCTGGTGGTTTTGCTGGGAATTATTGTCGTGCTGGTGTGGTTGTTGCAGCGGCAGCGGCCGGTTGTGCCGGTCAATCCGCCGGTAGCGCCGGTTGCAGTTCAGCCGACCGTTGCTCCGGTTGCGCAGCCTACTCCCGTACCGAACCCGGACATGACGAGTCGGGTGGATATTCCGGCCGCACCGAAGTCAGCTGTAGCTAAAAAGATAGAGTTGCCCCCAGCCACCCGAGCCAAGGCGCCCAAAAAATTGCCTGAAGTCGCGTCGCCTGCCAGTACTTCCGTAGAAAAAATAAAGGGTGTGGAGGAAGTTCGGTCGGCGCCGAGTAAAAGCGACGGCGCAGGAAAAAAGGCAGAGGCTATTGGCGTCGCTCCAGTCAAGCAAATTTCTCCGCAGCAGCAAGCCGAATATCTATATCAGAAAGCGGTTGCCCTGCTTCAGCAGGGGCGCGTGACAGAGGCGCAAGAAAGCCTGGGGGAATCCCTCAGGGTCGCCCCCGATCATGCTGTATCACGCCAGGCTCTGGCGGGTATTCTGGTGGAAAAAAAGCAATATGCGCAAGCGGAACAACTGTTGCGCGATGGTTTGGGGCGAGGGGGAAGTCAGCCGGAATTTGCCATGGCCATGGCACGTATTCAGGTTGAGCGCGGCGATGGACGTGGCGCTCTCGAAACCCTGCAGCAAAATCTGCCGGGGGCGAAAGATCATGCCGGCTACCAGGCTTTTCTGGCGGCTTTGCTGCAACGCCAGGGGCAGCACAAATCGGCGATCGAGCACTATTTGACTGCGTTGCGGTTGGCTCCCGCTTCTGCATCTTCACTGGTGGGCCTGGCGATTTCTTTGCAGGCTGAAAACCACCCGGCGGAAGCCCAAGAGGCGTTTCGCCGTGCCAAAACATCAGGAGGGCTGAGCCCTGAGCTGCAAAACTTTGTCGAGCAACGTCTGAAACAGCTTCAGTAG
- the bioF gene encoding 8-amino-7-oxononanoate synthase has translation MLFPSLADELKDLEAAGLRRHRRVLESPQGARIVVDGREYLSFCSNDYLGLANHPALIAAAQSAAARYGVGVGASHLVNGHSVLHHELEVALAAFTGLPSALFFSTGYMANLGIVTALAGRDDEIFADKLNHASLNDAALLSRARFTRYPHLDLVVLEKRLAASRSKRKLVVTDAVFSMDGDIAPVPELLALCERHDALLVLDDAHGFGVLGDKGRGVLEHFGLLSRCLPPHSSPLTPHLIYMATLGKAAGVFGAFVAGPVELTDYLVQRARSYIYTTATPPLLSAALAASLKLIDEETWRRERLRELIASLRQSLKLQRWRLMDSTTPIQPVIIGSNQEALAVSEVLRERGIWVPAIRPPTVPKGEARLRISLSAAHTIEDVAHLAAALNELESAA, from the coding sequence ATGCTATTTCCCTCTCTCGCCGATGAACTGAAAGACCTGGAAGCGGCAGGCCTGCGCCGCCATCGTCGCGTTCTGGAAAGTCCTCAGGGCGCCCGGATTGTGGTGGATGGCCGGGAATATCTCTCGTTTTGCAGTAACGACTATCTCGGTCTTGCCAATCACCCGGCCCTGATAGCGGCGGCGCAGTCGGCCGCAGCGCGCTACGGCGTGGGGGTAGGGGCGTCCCATCTGGTGAACGGACACAGCGTGCTCCATCATGAGCTGGAAGTAGCTCTTGCCGCTTTCACCGGCCTGCCTTCGGCGCTGTTTTTTTCCACCGGCTACATGGCCAATCTTGGAATCGTCACTGCGCTGGCCGGTCGCGACGACGAAATTTTCGCCGACAAGCTTAACCATGCTTCGCTCAACGATGCGGCGTTGCTGTCCCGCGCCAGATTCACGCGCTATCCGCATCTCGACCTCGTCGTGCTGGAGAAGCGGCTCGCAGCATCCAGGTCGAAGCGTAAACTGGTGGTGACGGATGCCGTATTCAGCATGGACGGTGACATTGCCCCAGTGCCGGAATTGCTCGCCCTGTGTGAGCGCCACGATGCGCTGCTGGTGCTGGATGATGCTCATGGCTTCGGCGTATTGGGAGACAAGGGGAGGGGCGTGCTGGAACATTTCGGCTTGCTGTCCAGATGCCTTCCCCCTCACTCCTCACCCCTCACCCCTCACCTGATTTACATGGCCACACTGGGTAAGGCCGCCGGCGTATTCGGCGCTTTCGTCGCGGGGCCAGTGGAACTGACGGATTACCTGGTACAGCGCGCTCGTTCCTATATTTACACCACCGCCACACCGCCACTGCTGTCTGCGGCACTTGCCGCGAGCCTGAAGTTGATCGATGAGGAAACGTGGCGGCGCGAGCGCCTGCGGGAGTTGATCGCCAGCCTGAGGCAGAGCCTGAAATTGCAGCGCTGGCGCCTGATGGACTCAACAACACCGATTCAGCCGGTGATCATCGGTTCCAATCAGGAAGCGCTGGCGGTGAGCGAGGTGCTACGCGAGCGTGGCATCTGGGTGCCGGCGATACGCCCGCCCACTGTGCCCAAGGGTGAAGCGCGCCTGCGTATTTCATTGTCGGCGGCACACACGATTGAGGACGTAGCTCATTTGGCGGCGGCACTGAACGAACTGGAAAGTGCCGCATGA
- the bioB gene encoding biotin synthase BioB, translated as MNDLFNPGQSVAGKVTGECRKWSVAEVEVLFSLPFSDLMFQAQTVHRTHFDPNEVQVSTLLSIKTGGCSEDCGYCSQSKRHHTGLEQENLLALETVVNKAKAAKDKGATRFCMGAAWRGPKQKDLAPVIEMIKAVRGLGLETCVTLGMLKEGQAEQLREAGLDYYNHNLDTAPEYYGEVVTTHTYQDRLDTLEQVRGVGIKVCSGGIVGMGESRTHRAALLVQLANLNPPPESVPINLLVQVKGTPLNGAEALDPIEFVRTVAVARILMPQSLVRLSAGREQMDDPLQALCFMAGANSIFYGEKLLTTSNPSADQDMALFDKLGIRVMGA; from the coding sequence ATGAATGATTTATTCAATCCCGGTCAGAGTGTGGCTGGAAAAGTTACCGGGGAATGTCGGAAGTGGTCCGTTGCGGAGGTAGAAGTGCTGTTTTCGTTGCCCTTCAGCGACCTGATGTTCCAGGCGCAAACCGTCCATCGAACCCATTTTGACCCGAATGAAGTGCAGGTCAGCACGCTGCTTTCCATTAAGACCGGCGGGTGCTCCGAGGATTGCGGCTATTGTTCCCAGTCGAAGCGCCATCATACCGGTCTGGAGCAGGAAAATTTGCTGGCGCTGGAAACCGTGGTGAACAAGGCCAAGGCCGCCAAAGACAAGGGCGCCACCCGTTTTTGCATGGGTGCTGCGTGGCGAGGGCCGAAACAGAAAGACCTGGCGCCGGTGATCGAGATGATCAAGGCCGTACGCGGCCTCGGGCTTGAGACCTGCGTGACCCTGGGTATGTTGAAAGAAGGTCAGGCCGAGCAACTGCGCGAAGCTGGCCTGGATTACTACAACCACAACCTGGACACTGCGCCGGAGTATTACGGTGAGGTGGTCACCACCCACACCTATCAGGACAGGCTCGATACTCTGGAGCAGGTCCGTGGCGTCGGCATCAAGGTATGCTCCGGCGGTATCGTCGGCATGGGCGAGTCGCGTACCCACCGCGCTGCGCTTCTGGTCCAGTTGGCCAATCTCAATCCGCCACCCGAATCCGTGCCGATCAACCTGCTGGTGCAGGTCAAAGGTACGCCATTGAATGGTGCCGAGGCGCTGGATCCCATCGAGTTCGTACGTACCGTTGCAGTGGCGCGCATCCTCATGCCACAAAGCCTGGTGCGACTCTCTGCCGGGCGAGAGCAGATGGATGATCCGCTGCAGGCGCTGTGTTTCATGGCCGGTGCCAACTCCATTTTCTATGGCGAGAAGCTGTTGACCACCTCCAACCCTTCTGCGGATCAGGATATGGCCTTGTTCGACAAGCTGGGTATCCGGGTGATGGGGGCTTAG